In Trichoplusia ni isolate ovarian cell line Hi5 chromosome 10, tn1, whole genome shotgun sequence, the genomic window tatcttttattattggaaatataattagataaaataaacagaagGTTTCAATCTTCTATTTATTCACTGATACATATTTGTCTCATCTCCTTCAACTCCCAAAATGTGAATGCaacattaagttaattaaagtCCTTCATTAACTGCTCTAGGGTCAAGTGGTTAATGGATATTTAAGAAGTGTACAAATGGGTTAAGAGTGCTTGTGACAGTTGTAACTACTGTTTACTGAGTGACTTCACtcataataatagatataagtTTAGTGATAATAGTCCTCCACAATAATCATTCCATATATACATATCTATGACTAGCTATTTGAAGATATGTCTcctcttttttaattgaattgtgATTGACTTGAACTTttttcattactgctctgcttCTATTagtcatcaatattttttttattggaactgTAGGTTCTGGGATTAGTccttcaatataaaatattaacatataaAGCATACAAACATATAAGCTATATAATATTAGTGCAGATTTGAAGATAAGATTTCATTTTATCTGTGTAGTATAGACGGATTTCAGATTTAGATGAAAAAGAATGCAGatgaataataaagtttttttttgtatttcacttTTTTTGTAGTGATGCAAGACGATGTCTAAGATATCTAGCATTTTGGGGGAAATACAACAGTTTTGCTTTTATCGGCGATTCGCGGCTCGAACAACTTTACGAGTATTTTATAGGTGAGTTTTAAAGGAAAAACCATGTAAAGTAATATACATTAACTGGTGAAACTCAATGGAAAGGTTTACCTACCGAAAACTGTTTACCTATATTACTTTGTACAGTTTGTAATTGTATTCGACCGACTGTGACTGACAAAAAAAGGCCTTTTTCACGCAGCATGAAAGCCTTTATTTCTCCCCGGCTACCCCTCCTGAATTTTTTACCTCCAACTATTTAATTGAGGTTGGAGAGTCCAGGTGGATGTcttcttgaatatttgtaaaaactaCAAACACTGATCAAATTTATTAATCCGGGAAATGTGGGTGGGGTATCGAGTttcccaagtaactgggttcaggaggtcagataggcagtcgctccttgtaaaacactggtacttactgaatccggttagactggaagccgattacaacatagttgggaaaaggctagactgGTGATACCCTATCAAGATCTTCTAACTCCCAGGCGTGGTCCGGACGCGGCTGGACATGGACACCTCCTACTCGACAGTAGACCATCGCATGCCGAACTACACGTATTTGGATAACAAGCTGCGACTCTCCGTCACCTTCATATACAGTGACGATGTATCCAAGACCATGGTGGATCAGTTCCGAACGTGGTGAGTTGTGTATCTTtagtaaaaaatcatttaaaaacttaattatccagtgatttgactggcctgttggtctagtggttagtggcccggactgctaaaccggaggtcgtgggttcgattcccacccaggacaaatgtacGTGTGATGAACAGGATTATAGGTtctgtgtgtaatttatctataatatgttatatatttagaaataaataagtatttttatcagttctCTAATACTCATCATATAAGATTTGCTTAGTTTGGaagtagatggcgttgtggaatattattattataattttgattgcacgaatagccgagtggttgaagtctcCACAGTCTGCTTGTCTTGTGTCTGGGAGTCTtggtacatgtgacttgaatgattgtgaaatcTCCCGCAATAAAAGGATTAACTTCCCTAGAAATcacgtaataaattttaaattccaaCAGGCAAAAAGCAGATCAACCTCCATCCGTGATCGTAGCATCAACTGGTCTGCAACTCCTCAAAACTCGGAACACTACTGACTTAGTCCTTGAAGAATACAAAAGGAACCTTACGCATTTGGTGCAAGCTATAGATTCTCTTGCAGCGAGGAATTCGCAAGTACTATGGAAACTGATCGAGTCGGTGGACGCTACTAAATTGAAGAATGATAATAAACggattaataataatgatattgaCTCTTATAATAGAGCTGCAATAGAGGTGAGTTTTGTTTGAAGCTGTATTTCTGATTTTCCCCTACCTTTTTTCGCATCTTTGTTTTCTAATAGTCTATAACATGTAAGACACCTAACTTCGTATAAGTAgatgttaaataaaagaaagtaataGTAATTTGAAGAACTTCGTTTGTCCCAATACGTCTTAAAATTTCACCAATCACCAAATATTTTGCCTTTTAGATCCTAACACACAGCGCAGCAAAGATCTGGAATTCGGCACGTTTAGTGGCAGAAGATGGCGGTGGTGACGTCATGCTGAGTTCGACAGCGCTGCGCCACGCCGCGCAACTGTTGCTCAACATGTTCTGCAACGACCACATGAACTTCAACGACGGCTCGTGTTGTGCGGAACCTGAACCTTATACGCAACTGCAGATATTGACTTTCGCGCTATTTTTATTGTGGTGAGTCATCTTATTGTCTGTTTCCCGGCTGTCTTATGTTATAATGATTATAGATAAAGCCTTTTATTTTGAAGACAATAAAAGGAAAGTAGTAAAAAACCCTGGTGAGCAAATGTCACTTGAGATTCGAAATACATTTCTCCCCAGTGGGAAATGAGACTTGATATTCGTAGCGACGGACTTAAAGTTCTTGTCattgattaaatttttacattcGTCGTGAAAGAAAATCCTCGTAGCGCATTTAACCTTAGAAAAGATCACTTTATGTTCATGGCAAATAGAACTTAACTTCGTAGCATATACGACTTAAAATTTATAGAGAAAGACAATCTTCGTAGCAAAAGATAACTCTTGTAGCCAATGGGGCTTAAAATGAACACTTTTGATATTCGTACCAAGATTTAAAGATGAACGATGAAACGAATGTCAAGACAAATATTCTACTTAACGTTCCCATTTTCTACGAATATTCAGTTTCCTTCGAATGTCAAGTCgaatttttacaatgaaacttattttttaggAAGCTTCTTATAAGTGCATTTACACTCATTAGCAAAAATTGCTCGGAAAGTATGTTACACACTGCTAACAACAGTATAGTTGTGAGTGGTGTAGCGTGTGCGGCAGTAATACAGCTGTGTAGTGCAGCGGCGTGGTgtgggcggcgcgcgcggccggcGCCTGCGTgtgggcggcgcgcgcgcgcctGCGCGGCTACcggcgcgcccccgcgccccccgcgcccgcgcccccgcgcccccgcgccgcgcccgccgcgcccccgcgcccccgctccgcgctggccgcgctcgCGCGCCTCGGCCTCATCATGGCCTACTTCTACCTCTGCGACAGAACCAACTTCTTCATGAAGGAGAATAAGTACTACTCAGAGTGGAGCTTCTGGTTACCTGTTGGTTATGTGTTCGCACTTGGATTGTTCTTCACTGATGAGTCAAGGTCTAATACGTGAGTGttcaatttgtattataaatgtcatttcgtgaaaaatataaatcaatttaaagtttcaatatttttttgacctcattcaaatcaaatctatattatagaatttttaaaattcaactcTCATTCCTATGCGATTTCTTTGTATTTACCCAAGTACCTAGTATGAACAGCATCAAAATTTCCAGTGTACTCCACCGGGAGCAAACCGACGAATGGAAAGGTTGGATGCAGTTAGTGATCCTGGTGTACCAGGTCACAGGGGCCAGCAAGATCTTACCCATCTACATGCTTGTCCGAGCCTTAGTCTCCGCCTATCTGTTCCTGACCGGCTACGGCCACTTCTACTACATCTGGAAGAAAGGAGACACCAGCCTAGTCAGATACTTCCGGGTCATCTTCAGACTGAATTTCCTGACTGTGGTGCTATGTCTGACAATGAATAGGCCGTACCAGTTCTATAGCTTTATACCGCTCGTCTCGTTCTGGTATACTTTGGTGAGTAGTGATTTTTGATTTGTTAACTTTTGGAAAACTAGGGATGAAAAAAGATTGTCCAAACTTGAATTTGGGAATACTAGTCTCTCattttaatgtacatttttttttgtttctcacTGTTGGGCGAAATTGGCTTCCATTCGCCACCAAACTGTTATGCCCGGATCCACAaactatataatatatcctggaacagctcacacacggttatctgatgaTCCTAATCTAaacagagcttgtgttatggtaacgagacaactgataaacttacttatatatttccaaatacatacatattatagataaactacacccagacaccaaaacaaatgatcgcGCTCATCagacaacatttgtcctgggcgggaatcgaacccacgacctccggtatagcagtcagggttactaACCACTATACCAACAGGCCCTTCGATACTATTGCCTTGTAATTAATACCATTACCGACACTTAGCGATAAGACCACCCATTGTgtcaccatgtaactatttttctttgacgAATCcttaatatattattctattcTGTCACTTCCAGATGTTCGCCATCTTTGCGCTCCCCCCTCACATCACCCCATCATCAAGCCACACGGTGGAGTCCAAGCCGTATCAATACCTGTACATCGCCGTCAAGGTCATTGGGCTGCTAGTCATAGTCACTGTGCTGTACATGAGTGAGGTGTTCTTCCAGAAGATATTCGTCACGAGACCTTGGAAGGCGCTGTTCGTAAACTCCGATGATGATATCCATCAGTGGTGGCTGCAGTGGAAGCAGGATCGGTGAGTTGGATTGTAGGAATTAGTGTTGACATATGTATGTAAGCATGCTCGAAAGAACTGATGAGATAAATTTTGTTAGTTCTTCTTGCCATTGTCAAGGTTTTGGTATAACTGTTGTGACCAATTTTACCGTTTTTCCTATTGTGTGTAAATGCAATAAGCACGTGTTAGATATAATCAGaaacttttgttattaaattttgatcaGCGTCGTCATTGATTCAGTTTTAGAAATTACCCAGATTGTCGTTttgccttaaaaaaaataaataagtaatgatAACCGTTTCATTTCCAGGTACTCAATGGCGTACGGTATAATCTTCGCCCTGGCCTACCTCCTAGCTCAACGCTACAACCTGCTGGACGACAACAACCACAGCAACCTGTTCACCCCCGGCATATCCCTGAGCGCGACCCTCCTCGCCTTCATCGGAGTCGGCAGCTACGTAACATTCACTTTCTTCTGTACCAACACGTTTGACTGCAACGAGATACACTCATACGTTGCCTTTTTACCGATAGTGAGCTACATCATACTCAGAAACGTTTCAGGGGCCTTGAGAATGAGACATTCCAGTATGTTCGCTTGGTTTGGTACAATAACCTTGGAGTTGTTCGCCAGCCAGTCGCACATATGGTTGGCAGCGGATACCCATGGCGTCCTGGTACTCATACCGAGCGCTCCGATATTAAACCTCATTCTAACCTCGTATATTTTCGTTTGCACGGCCCACGAGATACATAAGCTAACGGATATTATTTTGCCGTACGCTGTACCTGATGATTGGAAATTAGTTTTGAGAAATTTCGGCATTTTTCTCGCGGTTTTAGTTCCAATTGGCATTCATGATGGAATGTTTTAGTCTGCTTAGACTGGTTTTTATAATGTTCATATTACGTCATCCGGTGAATTGTTCAGTACGTGTGGAGGTTATTCGAAGATATGAAAAGGCAACTTAGAAatgaaaggaaaacaaaattgatccttaaataaataacttagttaCAGTTTGTGTGAATATAGTTTAGGCAGCTTAAAAAAtctcaatttataaaatatggctctatttaaaatttgaagcttaccaaaaatttaataatctcaTTTAAATCTGCTGCGGGTGcagaaaaaattttttttttgtagagtctaacttatttctattatttttctttatgctTTGCTATATTTCTTAGATAATAAAACCTAATGTCAAGTTTGACTTGTGTTAAGTTTGACTTTACTAAGTTTTGTGATTTTCCACTATCTTAAAAACGTGTGCTTAATTTGTACAATTTGAATATAGATGTAagtaatatgtatataatagcTTTTATATCTTGTATTAAAGTCTAGTCTGTAAACATAATACGATCgtgtgaataaatattttaagagttaGTTAAATATCGGCTGGCCGCTTTAAAAGAATAtcatgtgataaataaatttaaaaatatccttaaTATACAAAATGAAGCTCTTTACATTCGCTTCTAATACAGATAATATATGATCGACAAGCCTTACTATGGCGGGGTCGGCTTGCAGTCTAACCATCTAGTCTAGACTaccagctaagtaccagtgttttacaaggagctaaTGCCCATCTGACCCCTTCAACCcactcaacccagttatctgggcgaCACCTGGGCCCCTTATATTATGACAGACAGACTACAATTCAAACTTGTTAATACACGCATTACAGCCTAGAAATTTTCTGCatttaatcgtattttttatgGATTAAATTAGGTATTGCAATAATGGTTTTTACGAGgcattttcttatttcaagtgtttttaaatacttcacACATATCTAGCAAGTGTGTATAATTAAtacatatgtaagtatgtaaatattgttagataaaggtatcaaaaataaaacatgtacattgaaattatggtttgtgataaaaatatgaatctgaaactattaatacaaaaagtacaaattttaaatgtaaagaaatacCATAAGTATATTATCTAATAAGAGTTACTTATTAAATGCacatttatgtttctttttatatttggatattttgacAAAGAAATCCTTTGGCTTTGTTTTTGCTACGTGATAAAGTAATCTCACTGCGTCGTTACTACATAATATActgaatatataaattaaaaaaataatgtctatGGTACTGCTACCAGGCGGATTtattatgacttaaaaaaaaaagaatcaatcgTCTggtctaagtttttttttaatttgtttcgcgACGttcaaatctatttttatgagaaaaatatgaataccgAGTACAGTATTCATAGACTACTTGTattcatagatttttatttgtgagGAGTGAGTGAATCGTCAGAATGTTTTAACTACAatgttaattatgtatatttaagttgtatatatttgtacaataataaattattatgattgctAAACtgatttttctttcaaacaTTCTTGTCCCCAAAATTTCGCCACAtcacccggtcctccgccttaCACATACAGTGCGAGACAACTACCTTTACGTCATCGGTCTAACATTACAAAAAGTTCGTTTGTAGTCAGAACCTGCTATAGGAATTGAGTTTGAGAGATCATCCTAGAATTTTCTCAActaagttggg contains:
- the LOC113498029 gene encoding N-acetylneuraminate 9-O-acetyltransferase — encoded protein: MGSCSKKSSAEWIIDQLNVENAKLFAFVLVIGFIGYHGALHLKYGSDSCTWLLTSGRYKGDHEWQPYGCMLHRYSKTDARRCLRYLAFWGKYNSFAFIGDSRLEQLYEYFIGVVRTRLDMDTSYSTVDHRMPNYTYLDNKLRLSVTFIYSDDVSKTMVDQFRTWQKADQPPSVIVASTGLQLLKTRNTTDLVLEEYKRNLTHLVQAIDSLAARNSQVLWKLIESVDATKLKNDNKRINNNDIDSYNRAAIEILTHSAAKIWNSARLVAEDGGGDVMLSSTALRHAAQLLLNMFCNDHMNFNDGSCCAEPEPYTQLQILTFALFLLCGVVWAARAAGACVWAARARLRGYRRAPAPPAPAPPRPRAAPAAPPRPRSALAALARLGLIMAYFYLCDRTNFFMKENKYYSEWSFWLPVGYVFALGLFFTDESRSNTVLHREQTDEWKGWMQLVILVYQVTGASKILPIYMLVRALVSAYLFLTGYGHFYYIWKKGDTSLVRYFRVIFRLNFLTVVLCLTMNRPYQFYSFIPLVSFWYTLMFAIFALPPHITPSSSHTVESKPYQYLYIAVKVIGLLVIVTVLYMSEVFFQKIFVTRPWKALFVNSDDDIHQWWLQWKQDRYSMAYGIIFALAYLLAQRYNLLDDNNHSNLFTPGISLSATLLAFIGVGSYVTFTFFCTNTFDCNEIHSYVAFLPIVSYIILRNVSGALRMRHSSMFAWFGTITLELFASQSHIWLAADTHGVLVLIPSAPILNLILTSYIFVCTAHEIHKLTDIILPYAVPDDWKLVLRNFGIFLAVLVPIGIHDGMF